From Cannabis sativa cultivar Pink pepper isolate KNU-18-1 chromosome 8, ASM2916894v1, whole genome shotgun sequence, a single genomic window includes:
- the LOC115701104 gene encoding F-box/FBD/LRR-repeat protein At1g13570 yields the protein MGDALVQDLISDLPESIIESILTRLPIRDAVRTSILSSKWRYKWASITQLVFDDRCVTLRSDRALVEKSLIDFITKALFLHKGPIHKFQLSTWYLQNCSDIDQWLLFLSRNDIKELVLVLEEEEGEGELFRVPASLFHCKKLTRLDLFRCELDPPLTFKGFSYLNSLTLHQVLVAPDVIESLISSCPLLENLAISYFDSLALNIKAPNLKFLFLEGEFKDIKLENTPLLVAMSVDMYMTEDNAEHFEQSSSCNFVKFLGGVPLLEKLIGRVYFTKYLSIGYDLGKLLVTYEHLKVIELNQVCFEDRKEIYVVLRLIMSSPNLTELQISGPTNAVDFVIALEASDLKFWEKESLSKYSFEKLKLVRMTCMSGVPHEMEFIKFLLSRSPVLETMSVAPCSLCTIARRLNMLTELVKFRRASPQAEIVFTHE from the exons ATGGGGGATGCTTTAGTGCAAGATTTGATAAGTGATTTGCCTGAAAGCATTATAGAGAGTATTCTAACCCGTTTGCCAATAAGAGATGCTGTAAGAACTAGCATTTTATCAAGTAAATGGAGGTACAAATGGGCTTCGATTACTCAACTTGTGTTTGATGATAGATGTGTTACCCTACGTAGTGACCGAGCTTTAGTTGAGAAAAGTCTCATAGACTTTATAACTAAGGCTCTCTTTCTTCACAAAGGACCAATTCACAAGTTCCAGCTTTCTACATGGTACTTGCAGAACTGCTCAGACATAGATCAATGGTTACTTTTTCTTTCAAGGAATGACATTAAGGAATTGGTTCTTGTATTAGAAGAAGAGGAAGGAGAGGGCGAGTTGTTTAGAGTACCTGCTAGTTTATTTCATTGTAAGAAATTGACCCGTTTGGACCTATTTCGTTGTGAGTTAGATCCACCCCTTACTTTTAAGGGATTCTCGTATTTAAACAGTCTCACTCTTCATCAAGTGCTGGTTGCCCCTGATGTAATTGAGAGTCTAATTTCTAGCTGCCCTCTACTTGAAAATCTTGCTATATCTTACTTTGATAGCTTAGCTTTAAACATAAAAGCTCCAAATCTCAAGTTTTTGTTCCTTGAGGGTGAATTTAAGGACATAAAACTTGAGAATACTCCACTTTTGGTTGCTATGTCTGTTGATATGTATATGACAGAGGACAATGCTGAGCACTTTGAACAAAGCTCAAGTTGCAATTTTGTCAAGTTTCTTGGTGGGGTGCCTCTTCTTGAGAAGCTTATTGGGCGCGTGTACTTTACCAAG TATTTGAGTATAGGTTATGACTTGGGAAAACTTTTAGTTACCTATGAACATTTGAAGGTCATTGAATTAAATCAAGTGTGTTTCGAAGATAGGAAAGAGATATATGTGGTTCTTCGCTTGATTATGAGCTCTCCAAATTTAACAGAGCTTCAAATCTCA GGGCCCACAAATGCTGTGGATTTCGTGATTGCGTTGGAAGCGTCTGATTTGAAATTTTGGGAGAAAGAAAGCCTTTCAAAGTACTCTTTCGAAAAGCTCAAACTAGTGAGAATGACATGTATGTCTGGTGTGCCACATGAAATGGAATTCATCAAGTTTTTGCTCAGCAGATCTCCAGTGCTCGAGACAATGAGTGTTGCCCCTTGTTCATTGTGTACTATAGCTAGACGATTGAATATGCTGACCGAGTTGGTTAAGTTTCGACGAGCATCTCCTCAAGCTGAAATTGTATTCACCCATGAATAA
- the LOC115699764 gene encoding protein NSP-INTERACTING KINASE 2, giving the protein MHQMETINSKYAVTFFFIAFSCLLDSTNGVLSSKGVNYEVQALMEIKNSFKDPHSILENWDDTAVDPCSWNMVTCSPDGLVVSLGTPSQNLSGTLSPSIGNLTNLRSVLLQSNNITGPIPSELGRLQKLATLDLSSNSFNGQIPNTLSHLKSLQYLRLGNNTLSGAIPASLANMTQLAFLDLSFNNLSGPVPRLSAKTFNIVGNPLICVTGKEHVCSATAQSALPFPSNNSQNAQTARKPKSHKIALAFASSLGCICLLIIGFGFLLWWRYRHNQQIFFDVNEQHHEEVCLGNLRRFQFRELQLATHNFSSKYLVGKGGFGNVYKGCLRDGTVIAVKRLKDGNAIGGEIQFQTEVEMISLAVHRNLLRLYGFCMTASERLLVYPYMSNGSVASRLKAKPALDWSTRKRIALGAARGLLYLHEQCDPKIIHRDVKAANILLDDYCEAVVGDFGLAKLLDHHDSHVTTAVRGTVGHIAPEYLSTGQSSEKTDVFGFGILLLELISGQRALDFGKAANQKGAMLDWVKKLQLEKKLDMIIDKELKKNYDIIELEEMIQVALLCTQYLPSYRPKMSEVVRMLEGDGLADKWEATQRAESTRCRANDFSSSERYSDLTDDSSLLAQAMELSGPR; this is encoded by the exons ATGCACCAAATGGAAACTATCAATTCAAAGTATGCCGTTACTTTCTTCTTCATTGCCTTTTCATGTTTGTTGGATTCCACAAATGGTGTGCTCTCTTCCAAAGGTGTTAACTATGAAG TTCAAGCTTTGATGGAAATTAAAAATTCGTTTAAGGATCCCCACAGTATTCTTGAGAATTGGGATGATACTGCTGTTGATCCATGCAGCTGGAATATGGTCACTTGCTCTCCTGATGGTTTGGTCGTTAGTTT AGGAACTCCAAGCCAAAACTTATCAGGCACCCTTTCTCCAAGCATAGGCAACTTAACAAATCTCCGGAGTGT ACTATTACAGAGCAATAATATAACAGGTCCAATCCCCTCTGAGCTTGGGAGGCTCCAAAAGCTTGCCACACTTGATCTTTCCAGTAACAGCTTCAATGGTCAAATTCCCAACACTTTATCACACCTCAAGAGTCTTCAATACCT GCGACTGGGCAATAACACTTTGAGTGGAGCAATTCCTGCATCTCTGGCTAACATGACACAGCTTGCTTTCTT GGACTTGTCATTCAACAATTTAAGCGGTCCAGTACCAAGGTTGTCTGCGAAGACCTTCAA CATTGTGGGGAACCCTCTGATTTGTGTCACTGGAAAGGAACATGTGTGTTCGGCCACGGCGCAGTCAGCACTTCCTTTTCCCTCTAATAATTCACAAA ATGCTCAAACTGCTAGGAAACCCAAAAGCCATAAAATTGCCTTAGCCTTTGCTTCAAGCCTGGGCTGCATTTGTCTACTAATTATTGGGTTTGGCTTCCTTCTTTGGTGGAGGTACAGACACAACCAGCAAATTTTCTTTGACGTCAACG AGCAACACCATGAAGAAGTTTGCCTGGGAAACCTGAGGAGATTTCAATTTAGAGAGCTTCAGTTGGCAACACACAACTTCAGCAGCAAATACTTGGTTGGAAAAGGTGGTTTCGGAAATGTCTACAAAGGATGTCTAAGAGATGGTACAGTAATAGCAGTTAAAAGGCTTAAAGATGGTAATGCTATTGGTGGTGAGATTCAATTCCAAACTGAAGTTGAGATGATCAGCCTGGCAGTTCACAGGAACCTCCTTCGGCTTTACGGGTTTTGTATGACAGCCTCTGAGAGGCTTTTGGTTTACCCCTATATGTCGAATGGCAGTGTTGCCTCTCGCCTCAAAG CCAAACCAGCCCTTGATTGGAGTACAAGAAAAAGAATAGCCTTAGGAGCTGCAAGAGGACTATTGTACTTGCATGAACAATGTGATCCCAAGATCATTCACAGGGATGTCAAGGCTGCAAATATTTTGCTTGATGACTATTGTGAGGCCGTAGTGGGAGATTTTGGGTTGGCCAAGCTGCTAGATCACCATGATTCACATGTTACAACCGCTGTGAGAGGCACCGTTGGACATATAGCCCCGGAGTACCTCTCCACAGGACAATCCTCTGAGAAAACAGATGTTTTTGGATTCGGTATACTTCTTCTCGAACTAATTTCTGGCCAAAGGGCTCTTGATTTTGGGAAAGCAGCAAACCAGAAAGGAGCTATGCTTGATTGG GTGAAGAAACTTCAGCTAGAAAAGAAGTTGGATATGATAATTGATAAGGAGTTGAAGAAAAACTACGATATAATTGAGCTTGAGGAAATGATTCAAGTAGCTCTACTATGTACTCAATATCTTCCAAGTTATAGGCCAAAGATGTCTGAAGTGGTTCGGATGCTTGAAGGCGATGGGCTTGCGGATAAATGGGAAGCTACTCAGAGAGCTGAGTCAACTCGTTGCAGAGCCAATGATTTCTCTTCTTCAGAAAGATACTCTGACCTCACAGATGACTCTTCCTTGCTTGCACAGGCAATGGAGCTTTCTGGACCAAGATAA